The DNA region CTTCTGGGACTGATAATAATCTACACTTCAATCAATATCCCGTTCTCCGTGTTTCTTCTGAAGAATTTCATTGACGGAGTCCCGAACGAGCTTTCAGAAGCAGCTAGAATCGACGGCGCTTCTCCGATGCAGATATACTGGAGAGTCGTTCTTCCCCTCATAAAACCCGCCCTTTCCATAGTGTCTATCGTAAGCTTCGTAAACGTATGGAACGATTTCTTCTTCCCGCTTATTTTCATTACGGACAGATCGAAGGCGACGATCACTCTAGCCGTTTCGATCTTCTTCGGGGAGTATGTAAACCAGTGGCATCTGTTGTTCTCAGGACTTACGCTGGCCGTCGCTCCAACGATAATACTCTTCCTGTTGTTCTCCAGGCAGTTCATAACGGGTATGACGCAGGGAGCAATAAAGTGAGGTGCCGGGCATGAAAGTTAAGCTTGGAATCGACTGTCTCATAGATAGCGACAAACTAAGAAAGGAACGGATCGGGTTGCTGACAAACTCGAGCGGCGTAAATGGAGATCTGAAAATCAATGTTGACCTGATGCTGAACGGTGGATTTAACATCGTGAAGTTGTTCGGACCCGAACACGGTATCTCGGGAGCCGCAGCCGATGGAGTTAGCGTCGACAACGCAGTGGACCCAAAGTATGAAATACCGATCTACTCTCTCTTCGGAGATGTTATACGACCAACAGAGGAAATGCTTTCCGGAATTGATGCCTTCATTTATGATATTCAAGATGTTGGACTCCGATTTTATACGTATCTCTATTCTCTTGTCTATTCAATGGAGGAGTGCTCGAAAAGGGGGATAGAGGTAGTTGTTCTCGACAGGCCGGACCCGCTTTCAAGTAAGATCGTGGGCCCCACAATAAAGAAGAGGCTAGACAGCATTGTTGGAGGGTATGGTCTTGCCTTGAGATATGGCATGACCGTTGGTGAGGTGGCAAAGTACTTCAACAAGGTCTTCGATATCGGCGCGGATCTTACAGTAGTTCCGATGGAGAATTACGAGAAGTATATGTACTATGACGAAACCGGCCACCTTTGGAGCACGCCTTCCCCGAACATACCCTCGCTAGAGCACGCAATACTCTACTCGGGCTTCTGCCTATTTGAGGGCACGAACCTATCCATGGGGCGCGGTACCGTCCATCCATTCAAATACATAGGAGCGCCATGGATCGACTCGGCGCCGCTTTATAAGGAACTGAAAGAGCATGATCATCCCGGTGTTTCCTTCAGAGAGAGGAGTTTCATTCCCGGAGCATTCAAGCTGCACGACCAGCCATGTAATGGCCTCGAGTTCTATGTTACGGATAGAAACGCAATCAAACCACTGGAACTTGCTCTTGACATCATTGCCACTCTCATGAAGCTTTGGCCGGAAAAATTCGACTGGGATGTTCATTATCACGGGACCAGCATTCCCCTAAACAAGATGTGGGACGGCAGGTACCATTTCGACCTGATTATGGGAGACGAGCATTACAGAGAAAGGCTCCTGGAAGGAGCAACGGCCGCCGAACTTTCCGGACTGTGGAAAGATGAGCAAATAGAGTTCGAGAATCTGGTGAAAGAGTTCAGGATCTATTGAGCTTCTCAAACATCTGCTCGGCTAGTATCTCATCAACATTTCCGGTGAAAAGCGAGGTTCTGTGACTGTTTATCATCTTTGAGAATCTTTCGTTGTAATAGGCGGAAGCAAAAGAGCCGCCGAAGGTGTGTATTGTGTCAACCTCTCCAGTTCTTTCAAGAACTCTGAGGGTTCTCTTGGCAAGTATTCCGATCCCTTTATCCGCTACGATCTTAACCAATTCGGAGGGATCTTTCAGAGCAACTTTACTAAAAGAAGCAATCTTTGTCTTCATGTCGGGTAGAAGCGTGAGATTGACGAGCTCTTCTATGTTATCTGTTTCAAAGAACTGGACAAGTTGATCGAAAACGGGATCGTGAGGAATAAGTCCATCCCTGTACTTTAGAGAAGCGGCGATCAGCTCTTTAGAGATCCAGTAAGCGCTTCCCTCATCATCAAAAATGTGTCCCCAACCGCCGGATTTAACCGCTACACCTGCATGGTCATGACCATAAACCGTTGAGCCAGTACCTGAAACAACAACGACACCTCTTTCTTCGCCAACCGCAGCTCTGTAAAGACCTTCAATATCCATAATTACCTCAATTTCCGAGTCTCTGAAAACAGATTCCAATGCCTGTCTCAACTTTCCTTCGCGGATTCTGTCTCCGGCACCGGAGAACGCAGCAAGTATGACGTCCGGAATCCAAATATCGTCGCGGACTAATGAGAAGATCGATATAAGATTACTGGAACTAACTGCAGTAATATTCACTCCCGTGCTATAACTCTTCCTTTTCTTTCCTTCACTTGAAATGGCAGTTACCCTAAGACTAGTTCCGCCGCCGTCCATTGCAAGTATCTTCTTGCTCATTCTACTCTCCTCACTACCTTTAGTCTGTAACGATCCCCTCTGTATACTGATTTGACTACTTCAACGCAAAGGTTCCTATTTGTAAATGTCTGTCTTTCACGAGCTATGCCGTAACTTCCCTCTTCTACATTAAGATGAAATGCCTCTTCTTTGGAAAGTCTGCAGACTTCAATGTTTTCCTGAGCGTAATCAAGGACTAATGACAGCTCATTCTTTAGAATAGCATACAGAGACTCTACACTCATATCTCTGCTGACTATGTTGAGGATCCTGATATCTGCCAGAGGATTCAAGTAAGCCATCTCAATTCCGTAGGGTTCGTCATTCAGATATCTCACTCTATGTAGAAACACTACCATACCATCGGTTGGAACACCGAAGTTTTTAGCAATATCATCAGGAGGAACAACAAGCCCAACACTCAACACTATTGAGCTGGCCCTAAGTTTTTCTCTAGCTGCCTCTTCAGTGAACCCTGTTAGCTCGCTTATGCTCTCTTCGTGTTTCTGTTCAACAACGAATGTACCACGACCCTTCGAAGACTCAATTACTGCCTCTCTCTTGAGCTCGTCAAGTGCTCTTCTCAGAGTAAGCCTACTTACGCCGAATTCATTGCATAGTTCCTTTTCGGTTGGAATCTTCTTCGAATAGACTCCCTTACTTATTCGATGCTTCAACTCCTTATAAATCCGGTAGTAAACCGGTGTACCGGTTTCTCTCAACTCACTCTTCCCAGTTCTTTGAGAGCCGAGCGCACATGGCCTCTATTATTTTTGAGCGACTCCTCGCACTTTTCCTTACCGAGTCCCGTAAGGGCCATGAGAATCGCAAGGGGGACCTCTCTGCCTGAGGCTTCAAGTATCTTCTCCGATTCTTCGTAAGAGAGATCGCTAATCTCAGAAACTATTCTAGTTGCTCTATCCACCAACTTTCGATTGAGGATCTTTACCCCTATCATGTAGTTCCCAAAGACTCTGCCAACCTTAACCATCGTGATCGTGCTGATCATATTCAAGACCATCTTCTGAGCCGTACCAGCCTTCAGCCTTGTACTGCCCGTAATGACTTCGGGACCGGTCCTGACAGCTATCGTAACATCGGCAAGCTCTGTAAGCCGGGGAGTTCCCACATTGCATATCAAGATAGTTCGGGCTCCCTGCTTTCTCGCGTACTTCAGTATTCCTTCCACATAAGGCGTCCGTCCCGATGCCGAGATCCCTACTACCGCGTCCTTTTCAGTTATACTTTCCTTTCTTGCCTCTTCCTCGCCTAACTCGATGCTGTCCTCGGCTTGCTCGACGGCGTTTGCGAGAGCTTCCTGGCCCCCGGCTATCATAGTTACGAACAGATCTTTCGAAACCCCAAAAGTGGGAACGACCTCCGCTGCATCAAGGACGCCAAGACGTCCGCTCGTGCCTGCCCCGGCATAGACAATTCTTCCTCCAAGTTCTAGAGACCTCACGCACAACTCAACCGCAGAGGCGACTTCATTTAGAACTTCTCTAACAGACAGTGGAACTGTCGCATCCTCTTCGTTCATAATCCTAAGCATCTCATACGTCGATAGTTCATCAAGATTTTTCGTTCTGGGATTAGATCCCTCTGTCTCAAGTTGATGAAACTTCACATTAGACCTCCTGCGGTATCCTTACCGGAAGTTTTCCTTGCGTTTTGATCGTGCCGCATAGAACCTTCTTAAGGCTCCTTTGCGAAACCGCTTCGTAACCGTAGCTGATTACGCAGTTCTTAACGCCTTTCAGGAAAGCATCGTATGGATTTCTCAATGCGATTACCAGTGTTCTTCCCGTTCTTTGCGAAAGCTTCAAGAGAAGCTCTCTCTGACCTTCGTGAAGGTGAGCGTTCTCCGTAAAGACCAGCCTCACACCCTTTCCAGGAGTATTGGCAGCCAGTCTGTCCGCTTCTTCAACGGTCAAATTGGCCGAGAAGTCAATTATCGGGCA from Mesotoga infera includes:
- a CDS encoding DUF1343 domain-containing protein, encoding MKVKLGIDCLIDSDKLRKERIGLLTNSSGVNGDLKINVDLMLNGGFNIVKLFGPEHGISGAAADGVSVDNAVDPKYEIPIYSLFGDVIRPTEEMLSGIDAFIYDIQDVGLRFYTYLYSLVYSMEECSKRGIEVVVLDRPDPLSSKIVGPTIKKRLDSIVGGYGLALRYGMTVGEVAKYFNKVFDIGADLTVVPMENYEKYMYYDETGHLWSTPSPNIPSLEHAILYSGFCLFEGTNLSMGRGTVHPFKYIGAPWIDSAPLYKELKEHDHPGVSFRERSFIPGAFKLHDQPCNGLEFYVTDRNAIKPLELALDIIATLMKLWPEKFDWDVHYHGTSIPLNKMWDGRYHFDLIMGDEHYRERLLEGATAAELSGLWKDEQIEFENLVKEFRIY
- a CDS encoding carbohydrate ABC transporter permease: LLGLIIIYTSINIPFSVFLLKNFIDGVPNELSEAARIDGASPMQIYWRVVLPLIKPALSIVSIVSFVNVWNDFFFPLIFITDRSKATITLAVSIFFGEYVNQWHLLFSGLTLAVAPTIILFLLFSRQFITGMTQGAIK
- a CDS encoding beta-N-acetylhexosaminidase, which encodes CPIIDFSANLTVEEADRLAANTPGKGVRLVFTENAHLHEGQRELLLKLSQRTGRTLVIALRNPYDAFLKGVKNCVISYGYEAVSQRSLKKVLCGTIKTQGKLPVRIPQEV
- the murQ gene encoding N-acetylmuramic acid 6-phosphate etherase, whose amino-acid sequence is MKFHQLETEGSNPRTKNLDELSTYEMLRIMNEEDATVPLSVREVLNEVASAVELCVRSLELGGRIVYAGAGTSGRLGVLDAAEVVPTFGVSKDLFVTMIAGGQEALANAVEQAEDSIELGEEEARKESITEKDAVVGISASGRTPYVEGILKYARKQGARTILICNVGTPRLTELADVTIAVRTGPEVITGSTRLKAGTAQKMVLNMISTITMVKVGRVFGNYMIGVKILNRKLVDRATRIVSEISDLSYEESEKILEASGREVPLAILMALTGLGKEKCEESLKNNRGHVRSALKELGRVS
- a CDS encoding GntR family transcriptional regulator gives rise to the protein MRETGTPVYYRIYKELKHRISKGVYSKKIPTEKELCNEFGVSRLTLRRALDELKREAVIESSKGRGTFVVEQKHEESISELTGFTEEAAREKLRASSIVLSVGLVVPPDDIAKNFGVPTDGMVVFLHRVRYLNDEPYGIEMAYLNPLADIRILNIVSRDMSVESLYAILKNELSLVLDYAQENIEVCRLSKEEAFHLNVEEGSYGIARERQTFTNRNLCVEVVKSVYRGDRYRLKVVRRVE
- a CDS encoding ATPase; this encodes MSKKILAMDGGGTSLRVTAISSEGKKRKSYSTGVNITAVSSSNLISIFSLVRDDIWIPDVILAAFSGAGDRIREGKLRQALESVFRDSEIEVIMDIEGLYRAAVGEERGVVVVSGTGSTVYGHDHAGVAVKSGGWGHIFDDEGSAYWISKELIAASLKYRDGLIPHDPVFDQLVQFFETDNIEELVNLTLLPDMKTKIASFSKVALKDPSELVKIVADKGIGILAKRTLRVLERTGEVDTIHTFGGSFASAYYNERFSKMINSHRTSLFTGNVDEILAEQMFEKLNRS